A DNA window from Drosophila biarmipes strain raj3 chromosome 2R, RU_DBia_V1.1, whole genome shotgun sequence contains the following coding sequences:
- the LOC108022643 gene encoding anaphase-promoting complex subunit 13 has protein sequence MDSQAPIDDLLLDIVDNAWRMEILPFDQILVPREKLPDPEADGGDSHLTVSEQEQKWTDLALGSLAPDAALIDQLNITSI, from the exons ATGGATAGCCAG GCACCGATCGATGATCTGCTGCTGGACATTGTAGACAATGCTTGGCGCATGGAAATTCTGCCCTTCGACCAGATTCTAGTGCCGCGCGAAAAGCTACCCGATCCCGAGGCGGACGGCGGTGATTCACACCTGACTGTCAGCGAGCAG GAGCAAAAGTGGACTGATCTGGCGCTGGGCTCGCTGGCACCGGACGCAGCCCTCATCGATCAGCTCAACATCACCTCTATCTAA
- the LOC108022641 gene encoding putative 1-phosphatidylinositol 3-phosphate 5-kinase has product MTSNNQGNSLNHQHLHSPSKLTEFARNFEDKPESLFGRVVNKIQNVYNQSYNTVNDISSGSSSSTSSSAPSQVVGKSQFFSEPQPSIAEVADVETSSLSSGRPQPPTTLSLRSNSESRSTGTGTSSNTAAEDSEASERVGELPLPTSEANQGRTVSNVLKHISNIVATKNNNDLRNYKDTELQRFWMPDSKAKECYDCSQKFSTFRRKHHCRLCGQIFCSKCCNQVVPGTIIHCDGDLKVCNYCSKIVLTFLKSSSSEMGQDLQALQQHLSNKLEVQDSGTPHAKHPQQQRAPLSRKMSVGYQEERFSSHPTYTTLSIDDRKNILQQSNSLITLHEEMQRDLPAQNCGQRLIEFLNSNNKSANEVQAVAILNAMLAAGFLEPIVPDPEQMEFDPTLHYKFSKSSSSDTSRTISPQFEAAPHAEPQPPKSMDQSAEEKEKELENELENDRCFTTATSKLLASYCEHEEQLLAQMLRAHGLDQEWDKVLQMLCSTAANHFKPEHCSNDLMDIRNYVNFKKVPGGRRKDSKIVHGVAFSKNVAHKDMATHVPFPRILLLQCPIVYERIEGKFVTIETVLLQEKEYLRNVCARIMSFTPNVVLVHKNVAGIAQDLLRSYGVTLVLDVKLSVMERLSRTLQCDIVTSVESNITMPKLGECNDFYIRNYNGKTLMFFEKLTNPRGYTCLLRGGSNAELTRVKRVASALLFARYNWRLEMSFLLNEFAQPLSPKPSIFDSKETSPKTETEAELRAKRPAIVERKSEDKITTIVSENVSDFTDPLRSSQAEALSTSPCAPPVVEALAVEPRYDNRFRTALSSTLLSVSPFLTFPLPYLETEQGRKCKLRKLFPAELYFSKQWSRTGLERPDSMGDSDTRSEPGNKENQQMQLLPPHEFVQMKITAPASSRDIQSKLAEFRSFGGRLPKGKAPMLRPKKKNAEVIQRPQKVSEEQLYKDALDPQNHQRLPVLFCSFHYNPKGVSSFCKMPMLLDMKFYGQYDIMLEQFLQRYCCLFNSMCPSCNLPMLGHVRRYVHSLGCVHVYLTEDLTRSDPKRIYFTSWCSICNATTPTIPLADSAKCLSLAKYLEMRFHGHAYKRRPPSSDTEQGGSPCEHSLHRDYVHHFSFRGVGAKFQYTPVEVWETDLPSLTLQLDLPPPFPSSQAQEDIKNFSVRGHEVYNRIHERIADLATEEENSPLVQQLKTMLTHDQFIFKQKIEIVHTLLTDNRATAYDTSDAMAMARRALAESIELWGPRLQEIEKLTAKQAHHIDSGTICTEELRPEQVQSVDPSKASSSALPRENEPLECPSEDTEVTASNSQLVSEKKFNIDQLLASTVNVYSDKRTVKQFLTQLLPSANQVNPLQSPFPAQDHLTLPMGCIPIHVRETDLSSVIAYSLTSMDYQKTIDEAKANSNAASASAAHSSPQLKRKIPLAESISDAEDSPSLSRTSSNTSAAPSAAPSAVGASETEEKSKDRASTKQPPSPHITLAFQDQSCHFQCKIYFAREFDAMRSKSLKPPKLDKSLYRRLEKSKMREELRISQSRTGSEMELVRKPSDVGGPRANEEESNLEEDARIALARSLCKSVQWEARGGKSGSRFCKTLDDRFVLKEMNSKDMTIFEPFAPKYFEYIDRCQQQQLPTLLAKIFGVFKVSVKKKDSFVERSVMVMENLFYGCEIENKFDLKGSERNRLVDPSNQQGEIVLLDENLVQMSWSKPLYVLSHSKTVLRDAIQRDSSFLERNLVMDYSLLVGLDKKNSVLVLGIIDYIRTFTLDKKVESIIKGSGILGGKGKDPTVVNPERYKQRFIDAMDRYFLTVPDRWEGLSKV; this is encoded by the exons ATGACTAGCAACAACCAGGGCAACAGCCTGAACCACCAGCACCTGCACTCGCCCTCCAAACTAACCGAATTCGCACGCAACTTTGAGGACAAGCCGGAGTCGCTCTTCGGCCGGGTGGTGAACAAGATCCAGAATGTCTACAACCAGAGCTACAATACGGTCAACGACATATCcagcgggagcagcagcagcaccagcagcagtgcCCCATCACAAGTGGTGGGCAAGTCGCAGTTTTTCAGTGAGCCCCAGCCGTCCATCGCTGAGGTTGCGGATGTGGAAACCTCAAGCTTGAGTTCGGGTCGCCCGCAGCCACCCACCACGCTTAGCTTAAGGTCCAACAGTGAGTCACGGAGCACGGGCACGGGCACCTCCAGCAACACCGCCGCCGAGGACTCCGAGGCCAGCGAGCGCGTCGGGGAGCTGCCCCTGCCGACCAGCGAAGCGAATCAGGGGCGCACCGTTTCCAATGTGCTCAAGCACATCAGCAATATTGTGGctacgaagaacaataat GATCTGCGCAACTACAAGGACACGGAGCTGCAGCGCTTCTGGATGCCCGATTCGAAGGCCAAGGAGTGCTACGACTGCTCCCAGAAGTTTTCTACCTTCCGGCGAAAGCACCACTGCCGCTTGTGCGGCCAGATCTTCTGCTCCAAGTGCTGCAACCAGGTGGTGCCCGGCACGATCATACACTGCGATGGCGACCTCAAGGTGTGCAATTACTGCTCCAAGATAGTGCTCACATTCCTGAAGTCCTCTAGCTCTGAGATGGGCCAGGATCTGCAGGCACTGCAGCAGCACTTAAGTAACAAACTGGAGGTTCAAGACAGTGGAACACCGCATGCCAAGCATCCGCAGCAGCAGAGGGCTCCTTTGTCGCGAAAGATGTCAGTGGGCTACCAGGAGGAGCGGTTTAGCTCGCATCCAACTTACACCACCCTCTCCATAGACGACCGGAAGAACATCTTGCAGCAGTCGAACTCTTTGATTACCCTGCACGAAGAAATGCAGCGCGACCTGCCGGCCCAGAACTGCGGCCAGCGCCTGATCGAGTTcctcaatagcaacaacaaatccGCAAACGAGGTGCAGGCAGTGGCAATACTGAATGCCATGCTGGCCGCTGGTTTCCTGGAGCCAATCGTTCCCGATCCCGAGCAGATGGAGTTCGATCCTACGCTGCACTACAAGTTTTCCAAGAGCAGCAGCTCGGATACATCCCGCACGATAAGTCCACAGTTCGAGGCGGCTCCCCATGCGGAACCACAGCCGCCCAAGTCAATGGATCAGTCGGCCGaggaaaaggagaaggagctGGAAAACGAACTGGAGAACGATCGGTGCTTCACCACAGCCACTTCGAAGCTGCTCGCCTCGTACTGTGAACACGAGGAGCAACTGCTGGCACAAATGTTGCGCGCCCACGGCTTGGACCAGGAGTGGGACAAGGTGCTTCAGATGCTCTGCTCCACGGCAGCCAATCACTTCAAACCGGAGCATTGCTCTAATGACTTAATGGACATCCGCAACTATGTGAACTTTAAGAAGGTGCCGGGTGGCAGGCGCAAGGACTCGAAAATAGTCCATGGAGTGGCTTTCTCCAAGAATGTGGCCCACAAAGATATGGCCACGCATGTGCCTTTTCCCCGCattctgctgctgcagtgcCCCATCGTTTACGAGCGAATCGAGGGCAAGTTTGTGACCATCGAGACAGTTCTGCTGCAGGAGAAGGAGTACTTGCGCAATGTATGTGCCCGCATCATGAGCTTCACACCCAACGTTGTGCTCGTGCACAAAAACGTGGCGGGTATTGCCCAGGATCTCCTGAGATCTTATGGCGTAACACTCGTCCTGGATGTGAAGCTCTCGGTAATGGAGCGTCTGTCACGCACTCTGCAGTGCGACATTGTTACTTCCGTAGAGTCGAATATAACCATGCCCAAGCTGGGCGAGTGCAACGATTTCTACATACGCAACTATAATGGCAAGACGCTGATGTTCTTTGAGAAGCTCACCAATCCTCGGGGATACACCTGTCTCCTGAGGGGTGGCAGCAATGCGGAGCTCACCAGGGTCAAACGAGTGGCGTCGGCTCTGCTTTTCGCCCGCTACAACTGGCGCTTGGAGATGTCGTTCCTGCTAAACGAGTTCGCCCAGCCGCTCAGTCCGAAGCCCTCGATTTTCGACTCCAAGGAGACGAGTCCAAAAACAGAAACGGAGGCGGAACTTCGAGCTAAGCGACCTGCCATTGTGGAGCGTAAGTCGGAGGATAAGATCACCACCATTGTCAGTGAGAATGTTTCGGATTTCACGGATCCCCTGCGCTCGTCCCAAGCCGAAGCCCTGTCCACCTCGCCATGTGCTCCACCTGTGGTGGAGGCACTGGCTGTAGAACCTCGCTACGATAACCGATTCCGCACAGCTCTCAGCTCTACCCTGCTCTCTGTCAGTCCCTTCCTCACGTTTCCACTTCCCTATTTGGAAACGGAGCAGGGAAGGAAATGCAAGCTGCGCAAGCTCTTTCCGGCCGAGCTGTACTTCTCCAAGCAGTGGTCGCGCACGGGTCTGGAGAGGCCAGACAGCATGGGAGACAGCGACACCAGATCAGAGCCGGGAAACAAGGAAAACCAGCAGATGCAGCTGCTTCCGCCCCATGAGTTTGTGCAGATGAAGATCACGGCACCGGCAAGCAGCCGCGACATTCAGTCCAAGCTGGCCGAATTTCGATCCTTTGGCGGCCGCTTACCCAAGGGCAAGGCTCCCA TGCTCCGACCCAAGAAAAAGAACGCAGAGGTTATTCAGCGGCCGCAGAAGGTCAGTGAGGAGCAGCTGTACAAGGATGCCCTGGACCCGCAGAACCACCAGCGGCTGCCAGTGCTCTTCTGCAGCTTCCACTACAATCCCAAGGGCGTTTCGTCCTTCTGCAAGATGCCCATGCTGTTGGACATGAAATTCTACGGCCAATACGATATTATGCTGGAGCAGTTTCTGCAGCGCTACTGCTGTCTCTTTAACTCGATGTGCCCGTCGTGCAACCTGCCGATGCTGGGCCATGTGCGTCGCTATGTCCACTCGCTGGGCTGCGTCCATGTCTACCTAACCGAGGACTTGACCCGTTCCGACCCGAAGCGCATATACTTCACCTCCTGGTGCAGCATTTGCAATGCCACCACGCCCACGATTCCCCTAGCCGACTCTGCAAAGTGCCTTTCGCTGGCCAAGTATTTGGAGATGCGCTTCCATGGCCACGCCTACAAGAGACGACCTCCTTCCTCGGATACAGAGCAGGGTGGCAGTCCATGCGAGCACTCCTTGCATCGTGACTATGTGCACCACTTCAGCTTCCGCGGAGTGGGCGCCAAGTTCCAGTATACTCCCGTTGAGGTTTGGGAAACGGATCTGCCCTCGCTGACTTTGCAACTGGATCTGCCGCCACCCTTTCCCAGCTCCCAGGCCCAGGAGGATATTAAGAACTTCTCCGTGCGGGGTCATGAGGTATACAACCGGATTCACGAGCGTATTGCTGATCTGGCCACCGAGGAGGAGAACTCGCCGCTGGTGCAGCAGCTGAAGACAATGCTTACCCACGACCAGTTTATCTTCAAGCAAAAGATCGAAATCGTGCACACGTTGCTCACGGACAACAGGGCCACTGCTTATGACACCAGTGATGCCATGGCCATGGCGCGGAGAGCTCTGGCAGAGAGCATTGAGCTGTGGGGTCCGCGTCTGCAGGAGATCGAGAAGCTGACCGCCAAGCAGGCGCATCACATTGACTCCGGTACCATTTGCACGGAGGAACTAAGGCCAGAGCAGGTGCAGTCTGTGGATCCTTCTAAAGCCTCCAGCTCTGCTTTGCCAAGGGAGAATGAGCCCTTGGAGTGTCCCAGCGAGGACACAGAAGTTACTGCATCCAACAGTCAATTAGTTTCGGAGAAGAAGTTCAATATTGACCAGCTGCTAGCCTCTACCGTGAACGTCTACTCGGATAAGAGGACTGTCAAGCAGTTCCTCACCCAGCTGCTGCCCTCCGCAAATCAGGTGAATCCTCTGCAGTCACCCTTTCCCGCTCAGGATCACCTGACGCTTCCCATGGGCTGTATACCCATTCACGTCAGGGAGACCGATCTGAGTTCGGTGATTGCTTATAGTTTGACCTCGATGGACTATCAGAAGACAATTGATGAAGCGAAGGCAAACTCAAATGCGGCTTCTGCCTCGGCTGCCCATTCAAGTCCACAGCTGAAGCGCAAGATTCCTCTGGCAGAGAGCATCAGCGATGCCGAGGACAGTCCCAGTCTTTCGCGCACTTCCAGCAACACCAGTGCTGCTCCGTCGGCTGCGCCTTCAGCAGTGGGAGCTTCCGAAACCGAGGAAAAGAGCAAGGACAGAGCAAGCACAAAGCAGCCGCCAAGTCCCCATATCACTCTGGCCTTCCAGGACCAGAGCTGCCATTTCCAGTGTAAGATCTACTTTGCGCGGGAGTTTGATGCAATGCGGTCCAAAAGCTTGAAGCCACCGAAGCTGGACAAATCCCTCTATCGCCGCCTGGAGAAGAGCAAGATGCGCGAGGAGCTGAGAATCTCACAGAGTCGCACCGGATCAGAAATGGAGCTGGTGCGCAAGCCCAGCGACGTTGGAGGACCCCGTGCTAATGAGGAGGAATCGAATCTAGAGGAGGATGCAAGGATCGCTCTGGCGAGGAGCCTTTGCAAAAGTGTCCAGTGGGAGGCGAGGGGCGGCAAATCGGGTTCCCGCTTTTGCAAGACGCTGG ATGACCGTTTTGTGCTCAAGGAAATGAATTCAAAGGACATGACCATCTTTGAGCCCTTTGCTCCGAAATACTTTGAGTACATAGACAGgtgccaacagcagcagctgcccACCTTGCTGGCCAAGATATTTGGAGTCTTCAAAGTCAGCGTGAAGAAGAAGGA TTCCTTTGTGGAGCGTTCGGTGATGGTCATGGAGAACCTGTTTTACGGCTGCgaaatagaaaacaaattcGATCTTAAGGGCTCGGAGAGAAACCGCTTGGTGGATCCCAGCAACCAGCAAGGCGAAATTGTTCTTCTGGATGAGAATCTGGTTCAGA TGTCCTGGTCAAAGCCTTTGTATGTGCTGTCTCACAGTAAAACAGTTCTTAGGGACGCCATCCAGCGGGATTCCTCCTTCCTGGAGAGAAATCTCGTCATGGACTACTCACTGCTGGTGGGTCTGGACAAGAAAAACAGCGTTCTCGTTCTGGGCATCATAG ATTACATTCGCACCTTCACCCTGGATAAGAAAGTGGAGTCCATTATCAAGGGATCGGGCATCCTGGGCGGCAAGGGCAAGGATCCCACGGTGGTCAATCCGGAGCGCTACAAGCAGCGCTTCATCGACGCCATGGATCGCTACTTCCTCACAGTTCCGGATCGCTGGGAGGGCCTCTCCAAGGTCTGA
- the LOC108022921 gene encoding cap-specific mRNA (nucleoside-2'-O-)-methyltransferase 2: protein MSFHQPSQGKPHPMADYQSIRLSELEQLFEKKFHYQKPRGHESWQLPPQDQALFSEFYQFEALQGLREKLNAVKSKLNDYGVQEWSAHTNRRDPSGEVSWRLKNDTKAEFVTVAWCKFFECLHRYPLVKKPVVNTLHLCEAPGAFIASLNHYLYSKYSKDEVKWNWRSTTLNPYYEGNALNQMISDDRFIFHTLDNWLFHKDLTGNLLDVGNIDHLAERCAEDLKGHVDLVTADGSIDCAAQPDCQEEIVVRLFFAEVLSALKILSHGGSFLVKMFTLFEACSVSLLYTLNCIFEQVHIFKPATSKRGNSEVYVICLNYQKDTPGLPRLLEEIKAKLAQPNDSMVMPLFARCQIPQDFLMQHEIACRLYMKLQADAIEGSIYAYESNDRHYLRHLHHLRGLVSNTYYSRYKVKPLDDSLCIVDKEATSKALGFSVPVYGGSYTERENLKHGDLLKQMYCLRREFNQLEKCPRGRATYSYVKNRVKPLKLNVSRGAPVQSLQSSLFASEPILLLRLRILDTFDLDPVWQTAPKCQLEGKTLNYLPPTENQNFHSAQQSFFVDLLQAVRELQPQSLVFHKFLFLTHYAASLLLFLMESVYEETSFDSHQSQTLTLSKLKATNNNVLEQVLVVLKDEQAGAIHSLLEIKELQKNQFSNALIQHNNNVLLTCFRGMLGEESFPMPVALKSNTEVSAVQEPAAVF from the exons ATGAGCTTTCATCAGCCTTCCCAAGGAAAGCCACACCCAATG GCGGACTACCAATCCATCAGGCTTTCCGAGTTGGAGCAGCTCTTCGAGAAGAAGTTCCACTACCAGAAGCCCCGGGGACACGAGTCCTGGCAGTTGCCCCCACAGGATCAGGCTCTATTCAGTGAGTTCTACCAATTCGAGGCGCTGCAGGGTCTCCGGGAGAAACTGAATGCGGTTAAGAGCAAGCTGAACGACTATGGTGTCCAGGAATGGAGTGCCCATACCAACCGGAGGGATCCCTCGGGCGAGGTCTCCTGGCGCCTCAAGAACGATACCAAGGCGGAGTTTGTAACCGTGGCCTGGTGCAAGTTCTTCGAGTGCCTGCATCGTTATCCCCTGGTCAAGAAACCAGTGGTAAACACCCTGCATCTCTGCGAGGCGCCTGGAGCCTTCATTGCCTCTCTAAACCACTACCTGTATAGCAAGTACTCCAAGGATGAG GTCAAATGGAACTGGCGGTCCACCACTTTGAACCCCTACTACGAAGGCAATGCCCTAAACCAGATGATCTCCGACGACAGGTTCATCTTCCACACGCTGGACAACTGGCTCTTCCACAAAGATCTCACTGGCAACCTACTGGATGTGGGCAACATTGACCACCTGGCGGAACGTTGTGCGGAGGACTTGAAGGGACATGTAGATCTGGTTACGGCCGATGGCTCGATTGACTGTGCAGCGCAGCCCGATTGCCAGGAGGAGATTGTGGTTCGCCTGTTCTTCGCCGAAGTACTGAGCGCCTTAAAGATTCTCTCACAtggaggcagcttcctggtgAAGATGTTCACCCTCTTCGAGGCCTGCAGTGTTTCACTCCTCTACACGCTCAACTGCATCTTTGAGCAGGTGCACATCTTTAAACCGGCCACGTCGAAACGAGGAAACTCTGAAGTTTATGTAATATGTCTGAACTACCAGAAAGACACTCCCGGCTTGCCACGTTTGCTGGAGGAGATAAAAGCCAAGCTGGCTCAGCCGAATGACAGCATGGTAATGCCACTGTTTGCTAGGTGCCAGATCCCGCAGGACTTCCTCATGCAGCACGAGATTGCCTGTCGTCTGTACATGAAGCTCCAGGCGGATGCCATCGAGGGAAGTATCTATGCCTACGAGTCCAACGATCGCCATTATCTGCGACACCTTCACCACCTGCGAGGACTCGTGTCCAACACCTACTACAGTCGCTACAAAGTGAAACCCCTGGACGACAGCCTGTGCATCGTGGACAAGGAGGCAACCAGCAAGGCCCTCGGATTCTCAGTGCCTGTCTACGGGGGATCCTACACAGAGAGGGAGAACTTGAAACACGGTGACCTCCTCAAGCAGATGTACTGCCTGCGCCGGGAATTCAACCAATTGGAGAAGTGTCCCAGGGGCAGAGCAACATACTCATATGTAAAGAACAGAGTGAAGCCCTTAAAACTTAATGTTTCCCGTGGTGCTCCTGTCCAGAGCCTGCAAAGCAGCCTGTTCGCCTCAGAACCCATACTCCTTCTGCGTCTTCGCATCCTGGACACATTTGATCTCGATCCCGTTTGGCAGACTGCGCCCAAGTGCCAGTTGGAGGGCAAGACACTCAACTATCTGCCGCCCACGGAAAACCAAAACTTCCACTCGGCCCAGCAAAGCTTTTTCGTAGATCTCCTGCAGGCAGTGAGAGAACTCCAACCCCAGAGCCTTGTCTTCCACAAGTTCCTGTTCCTCACCCACTACGCCGCTTCCCTCCTGCTGTTTCTCATGGAAAGCGTTTACGAGGAGACCAGCTTCGATAGCCACCAATCGCAAACCCTGACGTTGAGTAAGCTGAAAGCTACGAATAACAACGTCTTGGAACAAGTGCTGGTGGTCCTTAAGGATGAGCAGGCAGGGGCCATTCACAGCCTGCTGGAGATCAAGGAGCTGCAGAAGAACCAGTTCAGCAACGCCCTCATCCAGCACAACAACAACGTGCTGCTGACCTGCTTCCGCGGCATGCTGGGCGAGGAGTCCTTCCCCATGCCCGTAGCCTTGAAATCCAACACGGAGGTCTCAGCCGTCCAAGAGCCGGctgctgttttttaa
- the LOC108022642 gene encoding uncharacterized protein LOC108022642: MAIAYDWKSNDVFDADFGWNRSFSEPDLTASQKQGDLSRFAIKHPHEYIAVDDLKYFRRRQPVHLHTRSNVCLHSGDEPVPSFGSLKTEYRKHFRAHGTQSRPRSLLRRATSLRLEGFMQLLSEHQEKYHWYTPEDLRFSRTFPVRNPENLQLGEGSGAANADGMKNSSYLMLDPSTKILPREVFLDESEVAARNQTSNKLAADKFRRDVAAQEQQRCHLQMRAQAVDREQQGQVPEPSEYRRQFVQQFPEKAHSIPQMSSIKIQGEFVAVPEYRDSFRMYANYSKSAPIKKDDNLRVSGSEASCAPSAPSAEVPEYRDKFIDPPKHVAKEKSLKTDDHLRPRGEFTKEIPEYHESFRDPQITEMPERGKPREPFLRLRGKIEFNPEYRNNYQDFPRSRPVVQKPTSCFRLPTSGVPASVHHQPDEEEETPVLVTVPPSEVTATPEYRRAQYNYQLRERPRDLEGAPAGVTGNLRKSSDSSLEARQPQLQAPHKRRTSRQRQVKEPEQPMATRFDDVGGNVAKKPARYGRRASVLQNAASCRENSSIIEGNPKYAVGCRRAAKQPHGSQAPPGSFVVLDEPCKPSNWMKKTWYDS; this comes from the exons ATGGCGATTGCCTACGACTGGAAAAGCAACGATGT CTTTGATGCGGATTTCGGCTGGAATCGCTCCTTCTCCGAGCCGGATCTCACAGCCAGCCAGAAGCAGGGCGACCTCAGCCGCTTCGCCATCAAGCATCCGCACGAGTACATAGCCGTCGATGACCTCAAGTACTTCCGCCGCCGGCAGCCCGTCCACCTGCACACCCGCAGCAACGTGTGCCTCCACAGCGGCGATGAGCCAGTGCCCAGCTTCGGCTCCCTGAAGACCGAGTACCGCAAGCACTTCCGCGCCCACGGCACCCAGTCCCGACCCAGATCCCTGCTGAGACGAGCCACCTCGCTGCGGCTGGAGGGATTCATGCAGCTGCTGTCGGAGCACCAGGAGAAATACCACTGGTACACGCCCGAGGACCTGCGATT CTCCCGCACCTTTCCCGTTCGCAACCCGGAGAACCTGCAGTTGGGCGAGGGAAGCGGTGCCGCCAACGCCGATGGCATGAAGAACTCCTCGTACCTCATGCTGGACCCCAGCACCAAGATACTGCCACGCGAGGTGTTCCTCGACGAGTCGGAGGTGGCGGCCAGAAATCAAACGAGTAACAAGCTGGCTGCGGACAAGTTCCGGCGGGATGTGGCCgcccaggagcagcagcggtGCCACCTGCAGATGCGCGCCCAGGCTGTGGATCGGGAGCAGCAGGGCCAGGTGCCGGAGCCGTCGGAGTACCGCCGCCAGTTCGTCCAGCAGTTCCCCGAGAAGGCGCACTCCATACCTCAGATGAGCAGCATCAAGATCCAGGGCGAGTTCGTGGCCGTGCCGGAGTACAGGGACAGCTTTCGGATGTACGCCAACTACTCGAAGAGTGCTCCGATCAAGAAGGACGACAACCTGCGCGTCTCCGGCTCCGAGGCCTCCTGTGCCCCCAGTGCACCCAGTGCCGAGGTGCCGGAGTACCGCGACAAATTCATCGACCCACCCAAGCACGTGGCCAAAGAGAAGTCCCTCAAGACGGACGACCACCTGCGTCCGCGCGGGGAGTTCACCAAAGAGATTCCCGAATACCACGAGAGCTTCCGAGACCCGCAGATCACCGAGATGCCGGAGCGGGGAAAGCCCCGGGAGCCCTTCCTCCGGCTGCGCGGCAAGATCGAGTTTAATCCGGAGTACAGGAATAACTATCAGGACTTTCCGCGCTCTCGGCCCGTTGTCCAGAAGCCCACCTCCTGCTTTCGGCTGCCCACCTCGGGAGTTCCAGCCTCCGTCCATCATCAGccggatgaggaggaggagaccCCTGTCCTGGTCACAGTTCCTCCATCGGAGGTAACGGCCACGCCGGAATATCGCCGGGCGCAGTACAACTATCAACTGAGGGAGCGTCCCAGGGATTTGGAAGGAGCGCCAGCTGGTGTGACGGGAAATCTCCGCAAGAGTTCCGATTCCTCATTGGAAGCTAGGCAACCTCAACTGCAGGCTCCCCACAAACGCAGGACCTCCCGTCAGCGGCAGGTCAAGGAGCCGGAGCAGCCGATGGCCACCAGGTTCGATGATGTGGGCGGCAATGTGGCCAAAAAGCCAGCCAGATACGGCCGACGAGCATCTGTCCTCCAGAACGCAGCCAGTTGCAGGGAGAACTCCTCGATCATCGAGGGGAATCCCAAGTACGCCGTGGGTTGTCGACGGGCAGCCAAGCAGCCACATGGAAGCCAAGCTCCTCCAGGGTCCTTCGTGGTGCTCGACGAGCCCTGCAAGCCTTCCAACTGGATGAAGAAGACCTGGTACGACTCCTAG